One genomic segment of Scylla paramamosain isolate STU-SP2022 chromosome 11, ASM3559412v1, whole genome shotgun sequence includes these proteins:
- the LOC135105182 gene encoding uncharacterized protein LOC135105182, with translation MAKSRVTPLKTITIPRLELAAAVVSVRIHKLLKGELEYNNVEEVFWTDSKVVLGYIANEAKRFHIYVANRVETIRDHTLPDQWKFVETQYNPADHASRGMTADELCNSKIWWNGPEFLWQHSKMDSHSKYKVINENDPEVKKVVCHAVGTQQPTDILERLEYFSDWFKAKRAVAVCLKLLNSFRGKGDGTTKVKGNTYKPVNVAEVSEAENVIIKQLQAKAFQKEINVLKSSANHNSLIKGDKGKGTKVIDKTSSLYKLDPYIDKNGIMRVGGRLRLSNLTDESKHPVILPKTSHITQLIICHHHKRTNHQGRGITLNEIRSCGYWIVGGSSLVSRHISKCIICRKVRSTTQGQKMADLPIDRLEPSPPFTYSAVDFFGPFYVKEGRKELKRYGVLFTCMACRAVHIETANSMDTSSFLSAYRRFVGRRGPVRQLRCDQGTNFVGAKSEYEKCLKELNNNKIRQELVKDQCDWIVFNMNVPNSSHMGGVWERQIRTVRNVLSVLLDQHGTQLDDQDLRTFLVEAENIVNGRPLTVDHLNSPESLTPLTPSNLLTMKTKVVLPPPSIFIKKKVMHNNRPEHPRQGANVTKHIMC, from the coding sequence atggcaaagtcacgtgtcacacctctaaaaaccataacaattcccagactagaactagcagcagcagtggtgtcagttagaatccataaactcttgaagggagaacttgagtataataatgtggaagaagtattttggacagacagcaaagtagtccttggttacattgcaaatgaagcaaagagattccatatatatgttgcaaatagagtagaaacaataagagatcacactttaccagatcagtggaaatttgtagagacacagtataacccagcagatcatgcatctagaggcatgacagcagatgaattgtgtaatagcaagatctggtggaatggcccagaattcctttggcaacatagcaaaatggatagccattccaagtacaaggtcataaatgagaatgatccagaagtgaagaaagttgtatgccatgctgtaggtacacaacagcccacagatatactagaaagacttgagtatttttcagattggtttaaagcaaagagggcagttgctgtatgcctcaagcttctgaacagcttcagaggaaaaggtgatggcactactaaagtaaagggaaacacatataagccagtaaatgtagcagaagtgtcagaagcagaaaatgtaattataaaacaactgcaagcaaaggCATTCCAGAAGGAAATAAACGTACTGaaatcatctgctaaccataattctttaattaaaggagacaagggcaagggaacaaaagtgatagacaagaccagttccctctataagttagatccctacattgacaaaaatggtatcatgagagtaggaggaagattgaggctttctaatttgacagatgaatccaaacatccagtcatcctccccaaaacatctcacataacccagctgataatatgccaccatcacaaaaggacaaatcatcaaggcaggggcataactttaaatgaaatcaggtcatgtggatactggatagtaggaggatcatccctagtatcaaggcacatttcaaagtgcattatctgtcgtaaagttagaagtacaacacagggacagaagatggcagacctgcctattgacagactagaaccatcacctccttttacatactcagcagtagatttctttggccctttctatgtcaaagaggggcgtaaagagcttaaaagatatggagtgctctttacttgcatggcatgtagagctgtgcacatagagacagccaacagcatggatacaagttccttcctaagtgcataccgtcgctttgtaggacgaagagggcccgtaagacagttgagatgtgaccaaggaactaactttgtaggagccaaatcagagtatgagaaatgcttaaaagaattaaataacaataaaatcagACAAGAACTCGtgaaagatcagtgtgactggattgtttttaacatgaatgtacccaattccagtcacatgggaggtgtttgggagaggcagatacgcacagtgagaaatgtactctctgtgttgcttgatcagcatggtactcagttagatgaccaagatctgagaaccttcctagttgaagcagaaaatatagttaatggtcgtcccctaactgtggaccatcttaactccccagaaagtcttacaccgttgacacccagtaatttgttaactatgaaaacaaaggtagtactgcctcctccaagcattttcattaagaagaaggtaatgcataataatagaccggagcatccccgccaaggagccaatgtaacaaaacatattatgtgctaa
- the LOC135105183 gene encoding chitotriosidase-1-like isoform X1 translates to MWRATCVLVVVCCAAATTQSVSSQVKVTTTPKKLLCHYNLPCPGQRPPAPLPLSALDPSLCTHIIISSAVVHNTTIQPCTPGDTKVYKEVVSLKKQHPKLQVLVRVEGNWTTLIHDAQAVAVFAYNAGKFLRTLDLDGLEVAWQPPTWPPWESGTVQQVSLLLLQLNNALQLASHPPFTLSMAVSASQNSIDHAYDITVINRTVDFVSLASYDFHTYHSSLPFTGYGSPLRPQKAEHGHWATLNTQWAVRHWLSKGLPREKLVVVIPTYANTWKLLSSSWTKVGAPAVGLGLMEGRMTHPQVCTFVQKGSAWHWDKASRVPYAWRSRDWISYEDESSVKEKAQLVVTEDLAGVAVLDLNSDDWGGLCPRATTFPLLRAAKNVLSRSDS, encoded by the exons ATGTGGCGGGCAACGtgtgtcctggtggtggtgtgctgtgctgctgccactaccCAGTCTGTCTCTAGTCAAG TTAAGGTGACCACAACACCCAAGAAGCTTCTGTGTCACTACAACCTCCCGTGTCCTGGCCAGCGTCCTCCAGCACCCTTGCCTCTCTCAGCCCTCGATCCCAGCCTGTGCACCCACATCATCATTTCTTCAGCTGTCGTGCACAACACCACCATCCAACCGTGCACTCCGGGAGACACTAAG GTGTACAAGGAGGTGGTGTCCCTCAAGAAGCAGCATCCAAAGCTGCAGGTGCtggtgagggtggagggaaaCTGGACAACTCTCATCCATGACGCTCAGGCCGTGGCAGT GTTTGCCTATAATGCAGGAAAATTCCTGCGCACTTTGGACTTGGATGGCCTTGAGGTAGCCTGGCAGCCTCCTACTTGGCCTCCATGGGAATCTGGCACAGTGCAGCaggtctctcttctcctcctgcagctCAACAATGCTCTCCAG CTGGCCTCTCACCCGCCCTTTACTCTGTCAATGGCAGTGTCAGCCTCACAAAATTCCATTGATCATGCATATGACATCACAGTTATAAACCG AACAGTTGATTTTGTGAGTTTGGCTTCTTATGACTTCCACACCTACCACTCTTCCTTACCCTTCACGGGATATGGCTCCCCTCTGAGACCACAGAAAGCAGAGCATGGCCACTGGGCAACTCTCAACACCCAGTGGGCAGTGAGGCACTGGCTGAGCAAAGGCCTGCCACGTGAGAAACTGGTGGTTGTCATTCCCACATATGCCAACACTTGGAA GTTGCTCTCCTCATCATGGACTAAAGTGGGAGCACCAGCTGTGGGGCTGGGGTTGATGGAGGGACGGATGACACACCCCCAGGTCTGTACATTTGTGCAGAAGGGCTCTGCATGGCATTGGGATAAAGCAAGCAGAGTACCGTATGCCTGGAGAAGCCGTGACTGGATATCATATGAAGATGAAAGCAGTGTGAAAGAGAAG GCCCAGCTAGTGGTGACAGAGGATCTGGCTGGTGTGGCTGTCCTTGACCTGAACTCTGATGACTGGGGTGGCCTGTGCCCCAGAGCCACCACATTTCCACTGCTGAGGGCTGCCAAGAATGTGCTAAGTAGATCTGATTCATGA
- the LOC135105178 gene encoding uncharacterized protein LOC135105178, giving the protein MDTIVAGLGYQQGLEEDESPLDLTGPQATSTVAPKVTRDQLNRHYLQTLQEASEGSSEEFRSLRSTVKGSACFSTEGTRGSSGLGMMMALPLIDTEAMSGLSSSNFLVDHTQLSAKATQDQGQEQLCGENQSQDTSELHSDVLREEEKPPGLEQGEVRELLPYDTKENVNETEGELAAGLPSFLLKPQELVEDQDQQCLEGGDAGDLIALTSHLATADLGHEEFSTSQVQFDASQISARSTIHEGSRKALEVSKLLSNSCNSLGSMDGPSDPFLTHQQIAGAQDEDWLEAHQDELAHLMDDEEFRSPDSMFLEEDEKNYLEHNKFCMDMGPASSRNSLDASCFSGIHGVTEITVRPSWIGSPERELLRPGNHMLVDDYLQAHSEALGTLGANKDPANRPNFGNEVHSPPTATRIQPLEDASVGDESTTLDGSESCMKTDSSASSTLSKDSRENTLVSEGRQVSTTVTLERHQSREQTHMKEVIHEVEELEASIHGVKQPLEASTINSLLYRALATNAPHDLVGRILQLTQEAPVSSSSLEMTGLDASLEVMELRQMREDIARQKQRESKASHPLGKENRGREEGSKPASIPDRKPLQSVTQPEQCPPLALSHKHTKLMAFRTNSDPETLSRTCQEKNESNLEETLEGAQYMSKLVDDTAKLMMPSFSQVGTSIKSSTPCIPRSHIPVTDSACREPLPSASSNHRALPRMGVRSSTKMTELGVSVSRAESEVDLRTTSWPTNVSAHPTTITTNAYARPHHHKDAPHSYTNHIGVSVPQHVIFPEACVVGMATYTTLPLHNPSSRWLQISLSLMKETLDGSACMASVLLFQASYMLEPQGRCDVRLGVCCPVQGQLEALLKVQVGELTASGTRGTTPSTHTVVVTATITVPEVEVQCGGGLDCVDFGVVGESCCLSHNVTLISHCLQPLPLLLQLHQVAGSAPIFYWEENKNKTGKVVSPSHLSCELAPSTPTTFSLTLRAPQLDGVAVPKSGKIQVGSILSVLLDTPAPTPLALVSYPIKAAIGVVELQILRTPEPLVVDTHPHESGTTHFTLKNASCFPLHISLSVKEDSQAFSVQPSSFIMPPGGRSFPALLFIPGACVGTVNSELVIRVEPDGMEFNIAVSGVCHAPSLPLSSVLVSGSTSSHSTGARTTAPSLKAVTAVAPVSACVPAMPAPPTHKQLLNIHSSLAKSSSAPLSEVTSSPPLDAKNISSALQSKQSRLVFGTVAVGATSCLKLVLRNNFTSQNLPLSVTIIGSQAFKVCEAGSEDGQEKMSVVLKPCEEMALSVLLQPSAVESLSATLIFRHRSSSHPFKWKIPLQGYGGRGELVVKGRCAGKPFILKDLSLGLPAILQTSITNTGHRTLLLVLQMFSDKQCKEAATDLSVQPTRVVVGAGETHEVYIVASSTPRQLAQTPGFIGMLQVVSGEKTLWQRYQRMKNKEVKARHINNPDLLKINWLEKFSEQKGQQEPDILPPQPEDAVVFFNACTITQVELWGEQRPNEDHSVTVFANLAGEQTIADLTTTQIERMGSCDSTETQSIPSQPQSSSSTTWDVLPQTMSVQCGDSSPQVFFVVNFTSTQQMLEVSSSCSWLQIEPQEAVLLGYSTVRLCVTACPPHTLTSPVTYSLKVMGENESRSATITVLPATREATAAPITAKQGPRNSHQSTANILQPGTSTYQSATTTTTTTTTSQSSASGKFSQPPLHQLSSAASAPQHYTQCITSANTQPPVPSMRSQSHREPQKIAVQLESDDVSFPDTKTTKESYVKVTLKNLDKVDHSVQAEVTQGPFMVRHTRFTIKSGHYACVPVYFRPKSAGLCTGYLQLTVLKNKLVLPVSLTGRALP; this is encoded by the exons AGGCAACACAAGACCAAGGGCAGGAGCAACTGTGTGGGGAAAACCAAAGCCAGGACACATCAGAGTTGCACTCAGATGTTCTGCGTGAGGAAGAGAAACCCCCAGGCTTGGAGCAGGGAGAAGTTAGGGAACTGCTTCCTTATG ACACCAAAGAGAATGTAAATGAGACTGAGGGTGAACTTGCTGCTGGCTTGCCTTCGTTCCTGCTGAAGCCTCAAGAGTTAGTGGAGGATCAAGATCAACAATGCCTTGAAGGTGGTGATGCAGGGGACCTGATAGCCCTTACCTCGCATTTAGCAACAGCTGATCTGGGCCATGAGGAATTCTCCACCAGTCAG GTGCAGTTTGATGCCAGCCAGATCTCTGCACGCTCTACCATCCATGAGGGCAGCCGCAAGGCGCTGGAGGTGTCAAAGCTACTGTCCAATTCCTGCAATTCACTTGGATCCATGGATGGTCCATCTGATCCCTTTTTGACCCACCAGCA GATTGCCGGGGCACAGGATGAGGACTGGCTTGAGGCCCACCAAGATGAGCTGGCACACTTGATGGACGATGAAGAGTTCCGCTCACCTGATTCAATGTTCcttgaggaggatgagaagaactACCTTGAACATAACAAATTTTGTATGGACATGGGCCCTGCTTCCTCCAGAAATAGCCTTGATGCCTCCTGCTTCTCTGGTATTCATGGTGTCACTGAGATCACTGTCAG ACCATCATGGATAGGGAGTCCTGAGAGGGAGCTGCTACGTCCTGGCAACCACATGCTGGTGGATGACTACCTGCAGGCCCACAGTGAGGCCCTGGGTACCCTTGGGGCCAATAAGGATCCCGCTAACAGG CCCAATTTTGGGAATGAAGTGCATTCGCCTCCCACCGCCACGAGGATCCAGCCCCTGGAAGATGCGTCTGTAGGGGATGAAAGCACCACCTTAGATGGCTCAG AATCCTGTATGAAGACAGACAGTTCAGCCTCCTCAACTCTAAGCAAAGACTCCAGAGAAAACACACTAGTTTCTGAGGGAAGACAGGTTTCTACCACAGTCACTCTGGAGAGACACCAGAGTAGAGAACAAACTCATATGAAAGAGGTGATTCATGAAGTTGAGGAACTAGAGGCCAGTATTCATGGTGTTAAGCAGCCTCTGGAGGCAAGCACCATCAATTCTCTTCTGTATCGGGCACTGGCAACAAATGCACCCCATGATCTGGTGGGAAGGATTCTGCAGCTTACCCAAGAAGCTCCTGTCTCATCCTCATCCCTTGAAATGACAGGACTTGATGCCAGTTTGGAGGTGATGGAGCTGAGACAGATGAGGGAAGATATTGCAaggcagaagcagagagagTCAAAAGCCTCTCATCCtcttggaaaagaaaatagaggtaGAGAAGAAGGGAGCAAGCCTGCATCTATCCCTGACAGAAAGCCCTTGCAAAGTGTGACACAACCAGAACAGTGTCCACCACTTGCATTatcacacaagcacacaaaaTTGATGGCCTTTCGCACTAATTCTGATCCAGAAACTCTTTCCCGAACTTGTCAGGAAAAGAATGAATCTAATCTAGAGGAAACTCTGGAGGGGGCTCAGTACATGTCCAAGCTTGTTGATGACACTGCAAAGCTTATGATGCCCAGTTTCAGTCAGGTTGGGACGTCCATCAAATCTTCTACTCCCTGCATCCCACGTTCCCACATTCCAGTCACTGATTCTGCATGCAGGGAGCCCCTGCCCTCTGCCTCGAGTAACCACCGTGCCCTTCCCAGGATGGGTGTCCGGTCTTCCACTAAGATGACAGAACTTGGTGTGTCAGTGTCCAGAGCAGAGAGCGAGGTAGACTTGAGGACCACTTCTTGGCCAACAAATGTGTCAGCtcatcccaccaccatcacaactaaTGCATATGCCAGACCCCATCACCACAAAGATGCACCTCATTCATACACAAACCACATTG GTGTGAGTGTTCCTCAGCATGTGATCTTCCCAGAAGCATGTGTGGTGGGTATGGCCACCTACAccacccttcccctccacaACCCTTCTTCACGCTGGCTTCAGATCTCCCTCAGCCTCATGAAG GAAACCCTGGATGGCAGTGCTTGCATGGCCTCAGTGCTGCTCTTCCAGGCATCATACATGCTTGAGCCACAGGGCAGATGTGACGTGAGGCTGGGAGTGTGCTGCCCAGTGCAGGGACAGCTGGAGGCCCTGTTAAAGGTGCAAGTTGGGGAGCTGACGGCCTCTGGGACTCGTGGCACAACCCCATCCACTCACACAGTTGTCGTTACTGCCACCATCACAGTGCCTGAG GTTGAGGTGCAGTGTGGAGGTGGGCTGGACTGTGTGGACTTTGGAGTGGTAGGGGAGAGCTGTTGTTTGTCCCACAATGTAACCTTGATAAGCCATTGCCTGCAGCCACTCCCACTCTTGTTGCAGCTCCATCAG GTGGCAGGAAGTGCTCCCATCTTTTATtgggaggagaacaagaacaagacaggAAAGGTGGTGTCGCCCTCTCATTTGTCGTGTGAACTAGCTCCCTCTACCCCTACCACTTTCTCCCTCACACTTAGAGCCCCACAACTTGATGGAGTtgcag TCCCCAAGAGTGGAAAGATACAAGTGGGGAGCATCCTCAGTGTTCTGCTGGACACCCCAGCTCCTACACCCCTCGCCCTGGTCTCCTATCCCATCAAA GCTGCCATAGGTGTTGTGGAGCTGCAGATCCTGCGCACTCCTGAGCCTCTGGTGGTTGACACACACCCACATGAAAGTGGCACCACCCATTTCACCCTGAAGAATGCCTCATGCTTCCCTCTCCACATCAGCCTCTCAGTCAAGGAGGACTCTCAGGCCTTCTCTGTCCAGCCGTCCAGCTTTATCATGCCCCCTGGAGGCCGCTCCTTCCCTGCACTACTCTTCATACCTGGTGCTTGTGTAGGCACAGTCAACAG TGAACTGGTGATACGAGTGGAACCAGATGGCATGGAGTTCAACATAGCTGTGTCTGGAGTCTGTCATGCCCCGTCCCTGCCTTTGTCTTCAGTCTTGGTGTCGGGCTCCACCTCATCTCACAGTACTGGAGCACGCACCACTGCCCCGTCCCTGAAAGCTGTCACAGCTGTTGCTCCAGTTTCTGCTTGTGTCCCAGCCATGCCAGCTCCTCCAACCCACAAACAACTACTGAACATTCACTCTTCATTGGCAAAGTCCAGCAGTGCACCATTGTCCGAG GTGACCTCGAGCCCTCCTCTGGATGCAAAGAACATTTCATCAGCCTTGCAGAGCAAACAATCCCGACTGGTGTTCGGCACAGTGGCTGTGGGCGCCACGAGCTGCCTCAAGTTGGTGCTAAGGAATAATTTCACCTCTCAGAATCTTCCTCTGTCTGTCACCATCATTGGCAGCCAGGCCTTCAAG GTTTGTGAGGCTGGGAGTGAGGATGGCCAAGAAAAGATGAGTGTTGTGCTGAAGCCGTGTGAGGAGATGGCACTGTCAGTGCTGTTGCAACCCTCGGCTGTGGAGTCATTGTCTGCCACCCTCATTTTCCGCCACCGCAGTTCCAGTCATCCATTTAAgtggaag ATTCCACTTCAAGGATATGGAGGACGGGGGGAATTGGTGGTGAAGGGCAGATGTGCAGGAAAGCCTTTCATCCTCAAGGATCTCTCCCTTGGATTACCAGCCATCCTGCAAACCTCCATCACAAACACTGGCCATCGCACTTTATTACTTGTCCTCCAGATGTTCTCTG ATAAGCAGTGCAAGGAAGCAGCAACAGACCTCTCGGTGCAGCCAACTCGAGTTGTAGTAGGTGCTGGAGAGACACATGAAGTGTACATCGTGGCCAGCAGCACCCCGAGGCAGCTAGCCCAGACACCAGGGTTCATTGGGATGCTTCAGGTTGTTTCAGGGGAGAAGACCTTGTGGCAGAGGTACCAAAG GATGAAGAACAAGGAAGTGAAGGCTCGCCACATTAACAACCCTGACTTACTGAAAATCAACTGGTTGGAAAAATTCAGTGAACAAAAAGGGCAGCAGGAGCCTGACATCTTGCCACCACAGCCTGAGGATGCAGTGGTGTTCTTCAATGCCTGCACTATTACACAG GTGGAGTTATGGGGTGAACAGCGGCCAAATGAAGACCATTCAGTCACTGTCTTTGCCAACCTGGCAGGCGAGCAAACCATTGCAGATCTCACCACAACTCAGATAGAAAG AATGGGCAGCTGTGATTCTACTGAAACACAAAGCATTCCCAGCCAACCccagtcttcctcttctaccacATGGGATGTCTTGCCTCAGACAATGAGTGTGCAGTGTGGTGACTCTTCTCCACAAGTGTTTTTTGTTGTCAACTTCACCAGCACACAGCAGATGCTTGAG GTGAGCAGCAGCTGCAGTTGGTTACAAATTGAGCCCCAAGAGGCTGTGTTATTGGGGTACAGCACTGTGAGGCTGTGTGTGACAGCCTGTCCTCCTCataccctcacctcacctgtcactTATTCCCTCAAG GTCATGGGAGAGAATGAAAGCCGAAGTGCCACCATCACTGTCTTGCCGGCCACCAGGGAGGCAACTGCAGCTCCCATCACTGCCAAGCAAGGCCCAAGAAACTCCCATCAATCCACGGCCAACATCCTTCAGCCTGGAACCAGCACCTACcagtctgccaccaccaccaccaccaccaccaccacatctcagTCGAGTGCTTCTGGAAAGTTCTCCCAGCCACCACTGCACCAGCTGTCCTCTGCTGCCAGTGCTCCTCAACACTACACCCAATGCATCACTTCAGCCAATACTCAGCCACCAGTTCCAAGCATGAGGAGTCAGAG CCATAGGGAACCTCAGAAGATCGCTGTGCAGCTTGAATCTGATGACGTGAGCTTCCCAGACACAAAGACTACTAAGGAGAGCTATGTTAAGGTCACACTTAAGAATCTTGACAAAGTAGATCATTCT GTGCAGGCAGAAGTAACACAGGGGCCGTTTATGGTGAGACACACACGGTTCACCATAAAGTCTGGTCATTATGCATGTGTGCCAGTTTACTTCAGACCAAAGAGTGCAGGACTGTGCACTGGTTATTTACAACTAACTGTTCTGAAGAACAAGTTGGTGTTGCCTGTTTCTCTCACAGGGCGAGCTCTGCCTTAA
- the LOC135105183 gene encoding chitinase-3-like protein 1 isoform X2 codes for MWRATCVLVVVCCAAATTQSVSSQVKVTTTPKKLLCHYNLPCPGQRPPAPLPLSALDPSLCTHIIISSAVVHNTTIQPCTPGDTKVYKEVVSLKKQHPKLQVLVRVEGNWTTLIHDAQAVAVFAYNAGKFLRTLDLDGLEVAWQPPTWPPWESGTVQQVSLLLLQLNNALQLASHPPFTLSMAVSASQNSIDHAYDITVINRLLSSSWTKVGAPAVGLGLMEGRMTHPQVCTFVQKGSAWHWDKASRVPYAWRSRDWISYEDESSVKEKAQLVVTEDLAGVAVLDLNSDDWGGLCPRATTFPLLRAAKNVLSRSDS; via the exons ATGTGGCGGGCAACGtgtgtcctggtggtggtgtgctgtgctgctgccactaccCAGTCTGTCTCTAGTCAAG TTAAGGTGACCACAACACCCAAGAAGCTTCTGTGTCACTACAACCTCCCGTGTCCTGGCCAGCGTCCTCCAGCACCCTTGCCTCTCTCAGCCCTCGATCCCAGCCTGTGCACCCACATCATCATTTCTTCAGCTGTCGTGCACAACACCACCATCCAACCGTGCACTCCGGGAGACACTAAG GTGTACAAGGAGGTGGTGTCCCTCAAGAAGCAGCATCCAAAGCTGCAGGTGCtggtgagggtggagggaaaCTGGACAACTCTCATCCATGACGCTCAGGCCGTGGCAGT GTTTGCCTATAATGCAGGAAAATTCCTGCGCACTTTGGACTTGGATGGCCTTGAGGTAGCCTGGCAGCCTCCTACTTGGCCTCCATGGGAATCTGGCACAGTGCAGCaggtctctcttctcctcctgcagctCAACAATGCTCTCCAG CTGGCCTCTCACCCGCCCTTTACTCTGTCAATGGCAGTGTCAGCCTCACAAAATTCCATTGATCATGCATATGACATCACAGTTATAAACCG GTTGCTCTCCTCATCATGGACTAAAGTGGGAGCACCAGCTGTGGGGCTGGGGTTGATGGAGGGACGGATGACACACCCCCAGGTCTGTACATTTGTGCAGAAGGGCTCTGCATGGCATTGGGATAAAGCAAGCAGAGTACCGTATGCCTGGAGAAGCCGTGACTGGATATCATATGAAGATGAAAGCAGTGTGAAAGAGAAG GCCCAGCTAGTGGTGACAGAGGATCTGGCTGGTGTGGCTGTCCTTGACCTGAACTCTGATGACTGGGGTGGCCTGTGCCCCAGAGCCACCACATTTCCACTGCTGAGGGCTGCCAAGAATGTGCTAAGTAGATCTGATTCATGA